A window of Garra rufa chromosome 6, GarRuf1.0, whole genome shotgun sequence genomic DNA:
attcatcaaagaaacaggaaaaaaatctactcagctgttttcataataataataataataataataataataataataacaataataaatgtttttgagcagcaaatcagaatattagaatatttcagaagtatcatgtgacactgaagactggagtaatgatgctaaaaattcagctttgaaatcacaggaatacattacattttaaaatgtattcaaatagaaaactgctattttaaatagtaaaactattccaaaatgtgtttttgctgtactttggatcaaataaatgcaggcttggtgagcagaagagacttctttaaaaaacattaatttttttaaggCTTTATGCTCTCCAAagcagcatttatttttattaaaaatacagtaatacagtgaaaaatcaatgttaaaaacagcatcATGATGCActgttctttgatgaatagaaatttaaaagaacagcatgcatttgaaatagaactgttttgtaacattataaatatctttactgtcacttttgataaatttaatgtgcctctgctgaataaaagtattcatatcCTACTTACCTCAAACTTAAATGGTACTGTTAACTGTTACCAcaaaaatattacacaatattataaagtttggaataattcaaatcttaattattccaaacttttgatcaGTAGTGTATAAATGATCCGTAAAACGGTGAAAtaacagtacactcttaaaaataaaggtgcttcatgatgccatagaagaaccttttttgtctaaatggttccataaaaaacttttaacatctgaagaacctttagcctcgttcagactgtcagcccaaatccgatttctatgcaaatccgattgaaatccgatcatatttaggtagtctgaacagcaacgaactgcatgaaatccgatttggtcaaatccgtttcgagctacattcgtatgtggtttggaatcctattcaaatcggatttctgctttttcacgttttcatgccacGTAAAACGTAAACACGTCAGACATAACATAACaaagtctttgcagaaacaagcctgagttgttgcgaactgcaaatcaagcgggaaaaaaaactatacagctagtatacgcacctctttgagttttgaaaccagcagagacggcagcacagaataaagtcacacattccagcttcctgcgtttctgccgctgctttagaagacaAAATATAATCCAGCACGACGGCAACGTTGTCATATAgcaagacagcatctatattgcaaactgtattgctgttattgttgtttttagcgttggcatAATAACGCAACGGCATTGCCACAGAAACCAATGCACATTCCGTAAAACAAAAGAGCgtttatggacacacaaatcggatttggacagttgcgatatgactgtgtggacagtcagttattcaaatcagattccatccagatatggacaaaatcggatttgggctgacagtctgaacgaggcttttgtgttctgcaaaaggttctttgtggtgaaagaaggttcttcagattataaaaggataagaaagagatggttctttaaagaacctttgactgaatggttcttctatggcatcgctgtgaagaacctttttaagcacctttatttttaagagtgtaatcagAAAGTGTAACAACTCAGCATTGTCAATTTACATGAATCCTTGAATTGTAATTCATATAATCACTAAATGGAATTTTTTCCACCTCATTTAGAATCATGGCAGAGAGCCACCAGCACCTCCTGTGGACTAGAGGTTTTCCACAGCAAAAGATTTGATCTTTTAATCCAGCTTCCACCTGATCAGCTACTGTGACTAATATAACCTGTTCATTTCCTTAATCATCTGTCAGtgtttcagattccagattcttTAGTCCAATGATGTGGGGCTGATCTACAGAAAGACTTGGATAAAAAGATGTTTCTACAACGTGTAACATTTCAAAAGAGGAAGCAAAAAGAAAAAGTTCCTAGTAGTGAAAATGCTGAGTGGTTGGAATCTAAAGTTTCATGGGTTTACATATCTCTGTCTTCAATTTTTTTACtacttattatatttttattataaagcaTTATTGGGAATTTAACAAGTTGTTTAAAAGACATATAGGCCTGTATAATGACATCTGCCCTAGATCAGTCTGAATCTGAAGTGCAATCTAGAGAAAAGGTTTTGGGTTATTTTTGCGTAATATGAGGTGAAAAGGATAACGTTTCTTGTCTGGTGGTACCCAATACATTCCAAAGCAATTATAACTTCACAGACATGATGTCAATGGTCCATGTAGGAGAATGAGCCTTGACTCTGCATTGACTCATTATAAAAACAGATGTAATTGAAATGATTCAAACAGTTAAGATTACCCAAGACCACTTAAATAACAATTTCGTGCAAGAGGAAATAATGAAATGGGTGTATTCCAGTTTTCACTTGTAGTCATGACTGTGGATGTTGTCATGCTCTGGGAGCTGTTGACCACAGAGAGGCGGCTGATCTAAAGCAGACTTCTCCACCTTAAAGACAGCCTATTTACCCTTTATGTATAAAAGTCGCTAGAGCGATCTGTAGTTAAATGCCATTCTTAACTTGCATTTGCTCAGGAATCATTATGTAGCTACACTAACTAAAAGAGTCAGTGATGAAAATCTAAAAACATGTCATCTTTCAAACTAAGATTTAAATTGGGTACTTTTAGTAACATTTGCAAAGAGTGGGATTTTCCTTTTTATGGCAAATCTATAAATGGTAGCACTTTAGTTGTGGCACCTTTACTATTTGTGTACAGAATAGCTCTAGAAATACACCAAAGAGAGAATGTAAATCTGCCCCATTTCAAGTATGGTGTAACTTTCTCAAACTTCTGTCTCTTCAGTTCTGTGAGAATGTTAGAATTTCTTAATCGCACAAAAGTTGGACTAATGATTTCTGGGTAGATCAGCTAAGGTAGTGGTGTGGATTTCAGGGCATGTAAATTCTGTCTATGTACACTGTTCTAATGAAACTGCTCTATGAGAAAGGGCTTGATCTATGCACTTTTTTGGTTActacaaataaacattaactatagcaTCAGGTCGTGTCTTTCCTTTGTTAAATGTGGATATAGAAATATTTACTAGTCTCTTTCATACGTTTCTGATTATAATTTGTCAATATGACTCGACTCTCAAGAGTAATTCCTGCGTCAAACAGACCACTCATGCTTTCCTTAGAAGTTACGTCACCGAAATCGCTCAGTCACTGATTGGCTGCTTCAGAAACGTCTGCGTTCTCCACACGTAAGGTTAGCGTTTCGTTGTAATGGAATTCACGTCAAATGAAAAGTCGCAATAATCAGTTTTGCTCTTTATTTGAACAGTTATCTAACTAAATTAGATGTAAATAATCAGAACTCTTTCAATGTATGAACGTTTTTTCTTCCGTAGTCAGAATAAGATTTGGTTTGCGTTTTCTTAGCTTTTCAAGACTTTGAATTTGAAAGGAAAGCCTGAATGACCCGGAAGCAGAGTCGCGGCCCCTCCTCTCTCTAATGTGTTTACGTTGCTATCCCCTCCCGGTGGGAGGGTGCGTGTTcgctaatgtgtgtgtgtgtgtgttctgagtGAGTTTATGTATCAAGGATATAATAGTTTTATTCATTCGGGAACAAGGCACCTCAGACGGAGAAACCGTACCTGCATACTGCCACACAGTCACACAGAAGAGTGCTTAACTGAAGAACTTCACTGTGAGTCAAGGTAAGTCTGTATTATAGCTATTGAAATCTTTTAccttatatattttaaagtatatcacATTGAATTTAAAGTTGTGGTTGAAGTTATAATACAGAATCTGAAACAAATCACACTCTTTAAATCTTTAAATGATAAAACAGTCCGGTTATAGAAGTTGAAAGAGTTCATGAGAGCATCAGCAATCAAATCATAAAtcgttaaattacattttacataaatCATCAGCAGGCAACAGTACTAAACTTTTTTGCGAAGACAAAATTTGCACTCTTTAAGGTTTATCATCTGGTTCTTATTATAAGTTATTCATGGCTGTTAAAGCAGAGCCATTCACGTTAACTACATAAACGGTTCCGTCTTTTGAGTcggatttttttttatctggttCGCAAAAACCTCTCTGAACGATTCATTCACGGAGCAATGTCAAAAACCCACTGACTAATTTAACTTATCAGAGAAACGAGTGAGATTGGactgtgtaattaaattaaatgtaatttactaaacttttacatttattttagtattCATTTTTAAACGTTTTACCTTAAGCCTAACATACACGTAAGACAGAGTTGATTTCagaattagtatttatttttaatagccTTTATTAGGAAATTGCAAAATACGATAATTTAAAAGAATCACTGAATCAGATTTTGGGTTGAACTGTTCAAAAGAACCGAACATCGCAAAAGAGTCGAATTTCTCATCATTTCTTAAAGCCCCAGGGGGGTCGGTAATATGATACTTACCACTGACCACCTCATGAGGCCCTGGAACTCTGTGAAAGTGTGGAATTGCCCTAAGAGTAGTTGACTGGTTATAAGGGGCCACTCATAATTGTTTTATAATTTGCTGCACCTTAATtccattctatttctattctcaGATGTTCCAGATTAAAAAGATTTGCTGTATAGGTGCTGGGTATGTCGGTGGTCCGACATGTAGTGTCATTGCAAGCATGTGTCCTGAGATCACAGTAACAGTAGTGGATGTTAATGAATCCCGGATCAAAGCCTGGAACTCTGATACCCTGCCCATCTATGAGGTAATACCGTTAAGGCAATATTAGGGTTAAATCTGAGTTAAAGGTGCACTCtgataaaagtttttgaactgtaagatttttaatgttttttgttttttttaaagtctcttctgctcaccaagcctacatttatttgcaaAAGCAGTAATTTTGTGAATTTTCCTGTGATCAagtctaaattttcagcatcattactctagtcttcactgtcacagtccttcagaaaacattctaatatgttgatttatagttcaagaaactattattattatcaatatttaaaacagtttttcctaaatcttggatgaatagaaagatcagaatatatgcatttatctgaaataaaaagcttttgtaacaatatacactataccattcaaaagcttggagtgagtataattttctttttttttcaatttaaagaaTGCTgtaaaagtgatgatgaagacatttataatcttacaaaagatttctattttagataaatgctgttcttctgaacttttttcatcaaagaaaccagaaaaaattctactctactatgttttcaacataataaattataataataataaatgtttaagtagcaaataagaatattagaatgaattctgaagaatcgtgtgactgGGACAAAGAAACTAAAAATTCATCTTTAAGATCAGAGAAAACAGTTTTAAGAAAAACGTTATTTTAAGTACAAATGgatctgtactttggattaaataaatgcaggcttggtgagaagagacttatttaaaaaattactgttcaaaaacgtttgactggtagtgtatattttcttatttaaaaatattttccccCTTTAAATAAGTGAATAGTATAATAGTATAAGTTTAAAATTTGTAAAAGAAATGCTTCATCCATTCACAGATGTTATTTAATGTGAAATCTTCATTGCATGAGTGATGAAATGTGTTTCTTCTTTTTTCTGTAGCCGGGTCTGAACGAAGTGGTGTTGTCCTGCCGTGGGAAGAACCTCTTTTTCTCTACAGATATCGACACTGCCATTAAAGAGGCAGATCTGGTCTTCATTTCTGTGAGTAACCAACTATTTTAATGTGGTTTTGCATGTAGGTCTGTACACTGACCCTAATATCTTAATGTCATAATATCTTTGTTCAGGTAAACACCCCGACTAAGACATATGGTATGGGCAAAGGGCGTGCTGCTGACTTGAAGTTTATCGAGGCGTGTGCAAGACGGATTGTGGAGGTGTCGGACGGCTATAAAATCGTTACGGAGAAGAGTACGGTGCCGGTTCGTGCAGCTGAGAGCATCCGCAGGATATTTGATGCAAACACCAAACCCAGCCTCAACTTGCAGGTGTGTTTATATGAACGGCTGAATATTCATCTGCTGATATATGGGGAATCATATAAAGAGAAATTATTTAATCCAGAATTTTAGGTTAAATTGTATATAATTGTATAAAAGAAAGTGTttattttaggtgctgtaatttGTCAccattcacttaaaaaaaaaatcatgttttttgttgGTGATAAAGTACAAATAATCATTGTAATCATTCATATTAAATTATTCAAAAGTGATagttttacactaccagtcaaaagtttttggaccgtgagatttttaatgttttataaggaagtctcttctgctcaccaagcttgcttgtatttgatccaaattacagcaaaagcagtaaacattttaaaattatattttaaaatgtaatctattcctgtgatcaaagctacattttcagcatcattactctagtcttcagttttgaaatatttttactacttaaaataactcttttctaattgaatatattttaaaatgtaatttattcctgtggtcaaacgTTACATCttttttagtcttcagtgtcacatgatccttcagaaatcattctaatattctgatttgctgttcaagaaactttttttatcattattattattattattattattattattattattattattattattattattattatcatcatcaatatttaaaacagttgagtctcttttttttcaggattctttgatgaatagaaggttccaAGGatcggcatttatctgaaataaaacgctttataccattaaaaagcttggaggCAGTATAATTCTTTTGGTGgatagaaatgatagaaattaatacttttatttaggcaggatgctttaaattaataaaaaaaaagatgaaaaaattcattttttttataaagatatttataatgttacagacgATTTCTATATAAGatagatgctgttcttctgaactttctcaGAGAAACCTCTCtcttcatcagagaaacctgaaaaaattttgCTTGggtgttttcaaaataataattataaatgtttttttttaacagcaaatcagaatattagaatgatttctgaaggatcatgtgactggcgtaataatgctaaaaattcagctttgaaatcacattttaaaatatataaaaatagaaaaaagttattttaaatagtaaatttacTTCAGAatcgtactgtttttgctgtactttgctgtggatcaaataaatgcaggcttggtgagcagaaaagactttaaaaacattgttacagaaatttctatttcaaataaagttattttaaagaatcctgtaaaaaaaaaatacacaaaaatattcataattagataaatctgcatattagaatactttttgaaggatgatgtgacactaaagactgaagtaatggctgctgaaacttcagctttggcaacacagaaataaattacatactaaaatattttaaaatagaaattgtagtaatatttcacaattttaatgttgttactgtattttatatcaaataaatgcagtcttgatgagcataagagacttccttcaaaaacactaaaacttactgactccaaacaaaggttgtgtgtgtgtgtgtgtgtgtatgtatgtgtacagtatataaatgtgtgtgtgtgtgtgtgtgtgtgtgtgtttgcttaaATAGGACAAAATGGGGATATTAAAAAGTTATTTATCTAATTTATGTTGTGAAAATATGCTTTTACATTAGTTTTACACATCAGTCATGTGCTTGTAAACATAATGTGGATTTGGCTTTTGTTTTGAAATAGATTTTCTACAACCTATTATTGCCTCTTTCAAGTAAACTAATAAAACCAACTGGATTTGCAGACCTCAAGGAATTTTTTCACAATTTATTCTTCTCCTCTGTGTTAATAAATGACCTTTTCCCACCTATGATTACAGGTTCTCTCTAACCCAGAGTTCCTTGCGGAGGGTACGGCAGTGAAGGACCTGAAGGACCCAGATCGTGTCCTGATAGGTGGAGATGAGACTCCAGAGGGTCAAAGGGCCATCAGTGCTCTCTGCGCAGTTTATGAGCACTGGGTCCCCAAATCACGCATAATCACCACCAACACCTGGTCCTCAGAACTTTCTAAACTGGTATGTATAACgtaaatgtaagaattttaatTATAGCTAGATTGAAAGCTTTTCTAATAATTTGATATGTAAAactcatttaattattattttagtgaTGTATAAAAATGCCTGTGTTTTAGGCAGCAAATGCATTCCTGGCTCAGCGCATCAGTAGTATAAACTCCATCTCTGCCTTGTGTGAATCCACTGGCGCTGATGTTGAAGAGGTGGCCAGAGCCATTGGCATGGATCAGCGCATCGGAAGCAAGTTCCTCAAAGCCAGCGTGGGTCAGTGCATTTGTTGTTTCTGTTACCATTTGAAATTGCCATCTTAATGATATGATAGAATGAGAATAAGACATTTGCTTCAATGGTCCTTCAATTGTGTTTGTGCTTACATCAGGTTTTGGAGGAAGTTGTTTTCAGAAGGATGTGCTGAATTTGGTGTATCTGTGCGAGGCACTGAATCTCCCAGAGGTTGCTTCATACTGGCAACAGGTAAACTTCAGTTTGAATACTTGTTTAGTGAGTCTTAATGGCATATGTTGGTTTTGCGTGAGTCATTATTCAATGAAAAGACGCATCAAGTATGATTTAGCTTTTGTAAAATCATCAAATTGTTGATCGATCATGTCACAGCAAGTTTAAATATGTGAAGGTGCATATAAGATGTGAGAAGTGGATTAATGgttgttaaaaattcagctttgctatcacaggaataaatgacattttaagatatattaaaatagaaaacattataataatatttcacaatattacagttttttactgttttagctaaaaaaaaatacagccttggtgagcataaaaaaaagttttcaaaaatatttcacaatctgTAAATTCAAATGAACTTTCATATGCTGACTTGTCATATGGCAACACTTTAATATCTAAAAATTAGTTTGATCATTTTTGTCTAACCTTTTACTCTGTGCTTTCTTATGTTCAGGTGATTGACATGAACGAATATCAGAGAAAGCGGTTTGCCTGTCGGATCATTGACTGCCTGTTTAACACCGTTACAGGGAAGAAAATCGCCTTATTAGGTTTCTCCTTCAAGAAGGACACGGGAGACACCAGGTACATATATATGGAGACTCTGAACCAGTCTATTTTATATATGATAACTTTATCAGGTTCATTTACGACAAGTCTTTCACTTTTACCTACAAAACACAGACCATGAGATGTCAGAGCACGAGTTAACCATTAACTTTGATACTATAATACATGTGTACACTCGCCCGTGCCACCCATGACCTTTATCTAGAGTCCCTGAGTATATGTCATGCTGCTGCATGTGGATTGTTTCAAAAGAGAAGCATGACTATGTCATTTTCTTTTACCTCCAATCATGTCATGATGACCCTTTTTTTTTACTGCTATTTTTTTCAGTCAGGAATAgggcattaattactcaccctcatgttgttccaaacccataagacagttgtttatctttggaacacaattaagatatttttgatgaaatccaagagctttatagatgaagatgaacaaaagtctcatgggtttagaatgacatgagggtgagtaataaatggcataattttaatttaagggtgaactaaccctttaatcctTCTCAAACATACTGCAATGATCTGAATGAATGTGACTTTTAGTACAAATGAGTTAATGTCACAAATTGACTTATTTGATTTCTGATTTAGAACTAGTGAAAAATCATAAATGTTTGTAACACAGTTCCAGCATTCAAATTCAAAGTGCTGATGCTCAGTCCAACAACACTGGGTTAGTTTGCATGTTGCAGACAGACTGTTAGTCTGTGCATTAGTTGAGGCTATTTTACATTGTTACATCAGTAGGTGGCTACAAGTGAATTATAAGAATTCATTGAATTCACAAGTTTTCTgtgttggtagatgcactggggactcgattctaggcatgggccggtataagattctgacggtatgataaccttggataaaaaatatcacggtttcacggtataacggtattgtaattactgctctacaatgttatagTTAAATGTCaactgaacacagtatattttattttaggaaacatatagaacattttgtaacatggaacatcaggcaaaataattaaaataaataattgaatcttcttaattaaattaaatttcagtctCTTGTGTGAGTCTaagcctgcagctcaacaataatcaacaaaataaaattttcaaaaacaaatccttcttaatagaaaaaatgcaatcactaatcaaagcaaaaatatgaccattagtgacagttccaaaaataaaccAACACTCAAAGACACATGAGAGccagcgattttttttttttttaatgccgtgattttgaaaagatgttaaaggtgcactgtgtaatatttaagatgacctctagacagaggtgcaataactatgttttcaggggtgcataaagaccttaatgaaccattacgtttttataaacttagaattatcagcttgcgaaaaaaacactgacacaatgatgaacaagtaacagaaaatgcacatatcgtaCGAACGGTATCActtttttgtttgcggttttgaaaccgtgactttttcaaaccgtggtaaaccttgaaaccggttatcatcccatgcctactcGATTCTAGCATTCAAATTTGGAAAAAGTCAGGTTTTCTTATGTCACCTTTAATAATGTTACATTTATAAATTTGACATACTTTTACAGAAAGTGGCTTGTGGTGCATTTTTGCAACTGTTCTCTACTAGATTCCCTACATTTATTCCTTGTGTGTACGTGTGTTTCAGAGAGTCCTCCAGTATCTACATCTCTAAGTATCTGATGGACGAAGGAGCCAAGTTGCATATTTATGACCCTAAAGTGCTAAAGCAGCAGATAATCCAGGACCTGTCTCAACCCAGCATCT
This region includes:
- the ugdh gene encoding UDP-glucose 6-dehydrogenase — protein: MFQIKKICCIGAGYVGGPTCSVIASMCPEITVTVVDVNESRIKAWNSDTLPIYEPGLNEVVLSCRGKNLFFSTDIDTAIKEADLVFISVNTPTKTYGMGKGRAADLKFIEACARRIVEVSDGYKIVTEKSTVPVRAAESIRRIFDANTKPSLNLQVLSNPEFLAEGTAVKDLKDPDRVLIGGDETPEGQRAISALCAVYEHWVPKSRIITTNTWSSELSKLAANAFLAQRISSINSISALCESTGADVEEVARAIGMDQRIGSKFLKASVGFGGSCFQKDVLNLVYLCEALNLPEVASYWQQVIDMNEYQRKRFACRIIDCLFNTVTGKKIALLGFSFKKDTGDTRESSSIYISKYLMDEGAKLHIYDPKVLKQQIIQDLSQPSISGDNPERVSDLVTVTSDPYEACESAHALVICTEWDMFKDLNYEKIYHKMLKPAFIFDGRRVLDHLHTQLQNFGFQIETIGKKVTTRIPFTPSGGVPRISEPPVKKSKA